In Amyelois transitella isolate CPQ chromosome 3, ilAmyTran1.1, whole genome shotgun sequence, a single genomic region encodes these proteins:
- the LOC106137806 gene encoding ARL14 effector protein, whose amino-acid sequence MSKNVARNDFLGNFDPETSARERRKLNRKSYFMNRKSKNIYNERGQIAVTGKDLCDCLDETCPGCHFPCPKCSSAKCGHECRVNRKWMYDKIEIEGNDFVIKNEYKHK is encoded by the exons ATGTCGAAAAATGTCGCAAGGAATGATTTTCTTGGTAATTTTGATCCAGAAACATCAGCACGCGAacgaagaaaattaaatcgtaaaagttattttatgaa tcgtaaaagtaaaaatatctacAATGAACGGGGACAGATAGCAGTCACCGGCAAAGACCTTTGTGATTGCCTGGATGAAACATGTCCGGGATGTCATTTTCCATGCCCTAAGTGCAGCTCTGCAAAATGTGGTCATGAATGCAG GGTTAATAGAAAATGGATGTATGACAAAATTGAAATAGAAGGAaatgattttgttataaaaaatgagTACAAGCATAAGTGA
- the LOC132903760 gene encoding DNA-directed RNA polymerases I, II, and III subunit RPABC4, with product MADTSKDQSVTKIMIYVCGECHKENEIKPKDPIRCRECGYRIMYKKRTKRLVVFDAR from the exons ATGGCCGATACAAGTAAAGACCAGTCAGTTAccaaaattatgatttatgtatgtggaG aatgtcataaagaaaatgaaataaaaccaaaagaCCCAATCAGATGTAGAGAATGTGGATATAGAATCATGTATAAGAAGCGGACTAAGAGAT TGGTTGTTTTTGATGCTCGCTGA